AAAATAAATCCGAAAATTTACGACAGCCTGGTAAAATTGAGAGAGAAACTGGAAAAACATTACAGGGAAATGCAGGATATGGAGTTTACGGTTCAGCAGAACAAACTTTATATCCTCCAGACCAGGAACGGGAAAAGAACCGGTATTGCCGCGATCAATATCGTTGTCGATATGGTCGATGAAAAACTCATAACAAAAGAAGAAGCCGTTATGCGCATACAGCCGGAACAACTCGACCAGCTTCTTCACCCGATGGTGGAACCGAAGGCAAGAAAATCCATGACCGTGCTGGCCAAAGGGCTGAACGCCTCACCGGGTGCGGCGACCGGGCAGATTGTTTTTGAATCGGACGATGCGGTGAAATGGGCGGAAACCGGAAAAGACGTTCTCCTGGTAAGGCGTGAAACCTCTCCCGAAGATATCGGTGGTATGCACAGCGCAAAGGGTATCCTCACATCCACGGGCGGGATGACCTCCCACGCCGCCGTCGTTGCGCGGGGAATGGGAAAACCGTGTATCGCCGGATGCAAGGATGTCGAAATTTCCGGAAAAACGACAAACATCAAAGGCAGGAAATACAAGGAGGGCGACTGGCTTACCATCGACGGTTCGACCGGAGAGGTTTTTGAGGGAAGGGCGAATCTCATCAAACCCGGATTGACCGGAAATTTCAAGAAATTTCTCAGCTGGACGGACGAAATAAAAAACAGTGCGGTCAGAAGCGGAATCAAGGATAAGGGATTCAAGGTCAGGACAAATGCCGATCAGCCGGAAGATGCAAAAATCGCAAGGGATTTCGGTGCGGAAGGCATCGGTCTCTGCAGGACCGAACATATGTTTTTCGGAAAAGGCAAACTCGAGCTCTTTCAGGAAATGATCGTAGCGGAAGATATCGATGCGCGAAAACGCGTTTTGAAGAAACTCGCCGTGCTGCAGAAAAAGGATTTTGCCGGTATTTTCAAGGCAATGAACGGCCTGCCGGTCACCATCCGCCTGCTGGATCCGCCGCTGCACGAATTTGTTCCCAAAACAAAAGCGGAAGCGAAAGTACTCGCGGAAAAAACGGGCGTTCCCCTCAAAAAACTCCTTGCCAAGATAGAGTCTTTGCATGAGTTGAATCCCATGCTCGGACATCGTGGATGCCGGCTCGGCATCACCTATCCGGAAGTCTACGATATGCAGGTTGAAGCGATTATGAACGCCGCGTGCGAAGCGGACGCGAAGAACATCAAGGTGATTCCGGAGATCATGATACCGTTAGTCGGTACGGTAAATGAACTGGAAATTCTGAAGGAGAACGCGGAGAAGGTGATTCAGGAAATTTTCACGAAGAAAAAGAAAAAGATCGCCTATACTATAGGAACGATGATCGAGATACCGAGGGCGGCGCTGACGGCGGACAAAATAGCCGGCGTGGCGGATTTCTTTTCGTTCGGAACGAACGATCTTACACAGATGACCTTCGGGTATTCCCGCGACGATGCCGGGGTTTTTCTCCCGGAATATGTTTCCAAACAGATTTTGGAAAAGGATCCCTTTCAGGTACTCGATCAGGAAGGCGTGGGACAGCTCGTCGAACTGGGTGTTAAACGCGGCAGAAGCGCCAAGCCCGGTCTTAAAGTCGGAATCTGCGGAGAGCACGGCGGGGAACCGGCTTCGGTCGAGTTCTGCTACAGGGTGGGCATGAATTACGTCTCCTGTTCGCCGTTCAGGGTTCCGATCGCACGGCTTGCCGCGGCCCAGGCCGTAGTGAAAAACAGGTAGGCCCGCATCGTGGACTGTTAAAAAAGACATCGAGCCGCCCGGAAGACGGTGAAACTATCACCGGTTTTCCGGGCGGCTTTATATAGTGAGTATGCCGCCGTTACTTTCAGGCGGTATACGGATGCAGCCGGTGATGAAGCGGGATAGCGATTCCCGTTTTCGCCTCGCGTATATTACCGCTAAAAAAACGGTCGACGCAGAACCGGACGATAACCGTGGAAAAAAACAAACTTACCGACATATACAGGATATTGTACGCAGCGTACGGCCCGCAGGGGTGGTGGCCCCTGAAAAGTACGGCCGGAAAAGACGGAAGCGACGAACGCGGATATCACAGGGGCATATACCGTTATCCGGCGAATGACGTGGAGGC
The sequence above is drawn from the Spirochaetales bacterium genome and encodes:
- a CDS encoding pyruvate, phosphate dikinase, yielding MAKSKQYVFFFGRGKAEGNAKMKEILGGKGANLAEMTNLGIPVPPGFTISTEVCDLFYKNKRKYPAGLDKEVEENLKRLESLTGKKLGDPDDPLLVSVRSGAAISMPGMMDTVLNLGLNEKAVAGLARKTGNERFAWDAYRRLIQMYGDVVMQVPHHAFEQILDTIKKKKKVKNDTDLNTNDLKNVVKQYKEIYKKYTKKSFPEKPLDQLWGAINAVFGSWNNERAIKYRAINDIKGLLGTAVNVQTMVFGNYGDDSGTGVCFTRDPSTGQNVFYGEYLTNAQGEDVVAGIRDPLPIKELKKINPKIYDSLVKLREKLEKHYREMQDMEFTVQQNKLYILQTRNGKRTGIAAINIVVDMVDEKLITKEEAVMRIQPEQLDQLLHPMVEPKARKSMTVLAKGLNASPGAATGQIVFESDDAVKWAETGKDVLLVRRETSPEDIGGMHSAKGILTSTGGMTSHAAVVARGMGKPCIAGCKDVEISGKTTNIKGRKYKEGDWLTIDGSTGEVFEGRANLIKPGLTGNFKKFLSWTDEIKNSAVRSGIKDKGFKVRTNADQPEDAKIARDFGAEGIGLCRTEHMFFGKGKLELFQEMIVAEDIDARKRVLKKLAVLQKKDFAGIFKAMNGLPVTIRLLDPPLHEFVPKTKAEAKVLAEKTGVPLKKLLAKIESLHELNPMLGHRGCRLGITYPEVYDMQVEAIMNAACEADAKNIKVIPEIMIPLVGTVNELEILKENAEKVIQEIFTKKKKKIAYTIGTMIEIPRAALTADKIAGVADFFSFGTNDLTQMTFGYSRDDAGVFLPEYVSKQILEKDPFQVLDQEGVGQLVELGVKRGRSAKPGLKVGICGEHGGEPASVEFCYRVGMNYVSCSPFRVPIARLAAAQAVVKNR